Proteins encoded by one window of Elaeis guineensis isolate ETL-2024a chromosome 12, EG11, whole genome shotgun sequence:
- the LOC105055784 gene encoding uncharacterized protein: protein MSSTQQTFSSGKARGEGQAKADQMLQSAKDTAHSITGGASDTRQSAQENTEQAAGFLQQTGEQVRQMAQGAMDAVKNATGMGNANSGTTTSKH from the exons ATGTCGAGCACTCAGCAGACCTTCAGCTCTGGGAAAGCCCGTGGAGAGGGCCAG GCCAAGGCGGATCAGATGCTCCAGTCTGCCAAGGACACTGCCCACTCCATCACCGGCGGAGCATCGGACACCCGCCAGTCCGCCCAGGAGAATACAGAGCAGGCAGCCGGCTTCCTTCAGCAG ACCGGAGAGCAAGTAAGGCAGATGGCACAAGGAGCTATGGATGCGGTGAAGAATGCCACAGGAATGGGAAATGCCAATAGCGGCACCACAACCAGCAAGCATTAG
- the LOC105055785 gene encoding FT-interacting protein 3: protein MGKEEKLVVEVVAAHNLMPKDGQGSSSPFVEVEFEHQKRRTSSKAKDLNPVWNERLVFSIFDHDDLPYRAIDVGVYNERGVGPGGRNFLGKVRVPAAGVPAPGEEAVPQLFTLEKRSLFSHIRGEISLKIYRTTGDGAPAAAGNNDKRVAKAKAHVPEKPQTKQAAMAVVQPPQTQKPAVPPVGPADHPAPPDVKPVVLASGSPMGHEPYPGAGVMPVGQDFALKETRPQLGGGGGGGGAHRNKASATYDLVEQMQYLYVRVVRARDLPLAGGGESHAEVKLGNYRGLTRPAGTHYWDQVFAFSKDTIQSSAVEIFVKEKDKEDFIGRLAFDLSEVPRRVPPDSTLAPQWYRMEDRKAEKVKGEVMVSVWFGTQADEAFAEAWHSKAAGVHGDGLASIKSKVYVAPKLWYLRVSVIEAQDLVPGKEGAAAMGRLPDLFARAQVGNQVLRTRSAPVTPNRGPSNPLWYEDLMFVVAEPFDDVLMVSIEDRLGPSKDEILGRVVIPVSAIERRMDEKPVASSWATLDRGQPGGPGRFGSRVHLRLSLDGGYHVLDEATAYSSDLRPTAKQLWSPHVGVLELGVLGASGLMPMKVREGKGGTTDAYCVAKYGQKWIRTRTVVDSVSPRWNEQYTWEVFDPCTVITVGVFDNCHIDKNPAQAGGGGPRDSRVGKVRIRLSTLETDRVYTHAYPLLMLHPSGVKKMGELHLAVRFSCANTANMLHAYIRPLLPKVHYVDPLMVRQVQNLRFQATNVVAARLGRAEPPLGREVVEYMLDHGSHLWSMRRSKANFFRLVSVLSGPIAIGRWVDATRSWHRPVHSFLFVALYVVFALFPELILPTACFTMAGVGLLRYRWRPRHPPHMDTRLSHADAVYADELDEEFDTFPTSRSGELVRMRYDRLRSVAGRVQTVVGDMASQGERVQALLSWRDPRATFLFMLFCLMAAAVFFFVPFRALMVAWGIYVLRPPRFRNRLPSPAMSFFRRLPSKADSLL, encoded by the coding sequence atggGGAAGGAAGAGAAGCTGGTGGTGGAGGTGGTGGCGGCGCACAACTTGATGCCTAAAGATGGGCAGGGTTCGTCGTCGCCGTTCGTGGAGGTGGAGTTCGAGCACCAAAAGCGGCGGACGAGCTCGAAAGCGAAGGACTTGAACCCGGTTTGGAATGAGAGGTTGGTTTTCTCTATCTTTGATCATGATGATTTGCCCTACCGTGCCATTGACGTTGGTGTCTACAATGAGCGCGGGGTCGGTCCCGGCGGCCGGAACTTTTTGGGGAAGGTGCGCGTTCCCGCCGCCGGCGTCCCTGCCCCGGGGGAGGAGGCCGTTCCCCAGCTCTTCACCCTCGAAAAAAGGAGCCTTTTTTCTCACATTCGCGGAGAGATAAGTCTTAAGATATACCGGACCACCGGCGACGGAGCCCCCGCGGCGGCGGGGAACAATGATAAGAGGGTTGCGAAGGCCAAGGCGCACGTGCCGGAGAAGCCGCAGACGAAACAAGCCGCGATGGCGGTGGTCCAACCTCCTCAAACCCAGAAGCCCGCTGTGCCGCCGGTTGGGCCGGCCGACCACCCTGCTCCGCCCGACGTCAAGCCGGTGGTGCTCGCCTCTGGCTCGCCCATGGGCCATGAACCGTACCCCGGCGCCGGGGTCATGCCCGTCGGCCAGGACTTCGCTCTGAAGGAGACCCGTCCCCAGCTCGGCGGCGGAGGCGGTGGTGGCGGCGCCCACCGCAACAAGGCGAGCGCCACCTACGACTTGGTCGAGCAGATGCAGTACCTTTACGTCCGGGTGGTCCGCGCCCGGGACCTCCCTCTCGCCGGGGGCGGCGAGTCCCACGCGGAGGTGAAGCTCGGGAACTACCGGGGGCTGACCCGCCCTGCCGGAACCCACTACTGGGACCAGGTTTTCGCCTTCTCCAAAGACACCATCCAGTCGTCGGCGGTGGAGATATTCGTCAAGGAGAAGGACAAAGAGGATTTCATCGGACGGCTGGCTTTCGATCTCAGCGAGGTCCCGCGACGGGTCCCTCCGGACAGCACGCTGGCTCCGCAGTGGTACCGAATGGAAGACAGGAAAGCGGAGAAGGTCAAAGGAGAGGTCATGGTCTCGGTCTGGTTCGGGACCCAGGCGGACGAGGCCTTCGCCGAGGCCTGGCACTCCAAGGCCGCCGGTGTCCACGGGGACGGCCTCGCCTCAATCAAATCCAAAGTATACGTCGCGCCCAAGCTCTGGTACCTCCGCGTCTCCGTTATCGAGGCCCAGGATCTCGTCCCCGGCAAAGAAGGCGCCGCCGCGATGGGCCGGTTGCCGGACCTCTTCGCTAGGGCCCAAGTCGGGAACCAGGTGCTCCGGACCCGGTCCGCCCCCGTCACGCCGAATCGCGGTCCGTCCAACCCACTCTGGTACGAAGATCTCATGTTCGTCGTGGCGGAGCCGTTCGATGACGTGTTGATGGTTTCTATCGAGGACCGTCTGGGTCCCAGCAAGGACGAGATCCTGGGCCGGGTTGTGATCCCGGTTTCGGCCATCGAGCGGCGGATGGACGAGAAGCCGGTGGCGTCCAGTTGGGCCACGCTCGACCGGGGTCAGCCCGGAGGGCCGGGACGGTTCGGGAGCCGGGTGCACCTCCGGCTTAGCCTGGACGGCGGGTATCATGTGCTGGACGAGGCGACCGCGTACAGCAGCGACCTCCGGCCAACGGCGAAGCAGCTGTGGTCCCCGCACGTGGGGGTCCTCGAGCTCGGGGTCTTGGGGGCTTCCGGCCTGATGCCGATGAAGGTCCGGGAGGGGAAGGGTGGGACAACCGACGCCTACTGCGTGGCCAAGTACGGCCAGAAGTGGATCCGGACTCGGACCGTCGTCGATTCGGTGTCCCCCCGGTGGAACGAGCAGTACACCTGGGAGGTGTTCGACCCTTGCACCGTCATCACCGTCGGCGTCTTCGACAACTGCCACATCGACAAGAATCCCGCCCAGGCCGGCGGTGGCGGGCCCCGCGACAGCAGGGTCGGAAAGGTGCGGATCCGGCTGTCCACTCTGGAGACCGATCGGGTGTACACCCACGCTTACCCGTTGCTGATGTTGCATCCATCCGGTGTGAAGAAGATGGGGGAACTCCACCTGGCCGTCCGTTTCTCGTGCGCCAACACAGCGAACATGCTCCATGCCTACATCCGCCCGCTGCTCCCCAAGGTGCACTACGTGGACCCTTTGATGGTTCGGCAGGTGCAGAACCTGCGGTTCCAGGCGACTAACGTGGTGGCTGCCCGGCTAGGCCGGGCCGAGCCGCCGCTTGGCCGGGAGGTGGTAGAGTACATGCTCGACCATGGGTCCCACCTGTGGAGCATGAGGCGGAGCAAGGCCAACTTCTTCCGTCTCGTCTCGGTGCTCTCCGGTCCCATCGCCATCGGCCGTTGGGTCGATGCGACCCGCAGCTGGCACCGCCCCGTGCACTCGTTCCTCTTCGTCGCTCTCTATGTCGTGTTTGCCTTGTTCCCGGAGCTGATCCTTCCGACCGCGTGCTTTACAATGGCGGGAGTGGGGCTGTTGCGGTACCGGTGGCGGCCGCGCCACCCGCCGCACATGGACACCCGGCTGTCGCATGCTGATGCGGTATACGCGGATGAATTGGACGAGGAGTTTGATACGTTCCCGACGAGCCGGAGCGGAGAGCTTGTGCGGATGAGGTATGACCGgctgcggagcgtggcggggcgGGTGCAGACGGTGGTGGGGGACATGGCATCTCAAGGAGAGAGGGTACAGGCACTGCTGAGCTGGAGGGATCCGCGGGCGACGTTCCTCTTCATGCTCTTCTGTCTGATGGCAGCTGCGGTGTTCTTTTTCGTTCCCTTCCGGGCACTGATGGTGGCATGGGGGATCTATGTGCTGAGGCCACCGAGGTTCAGGAACCGGCTGCCGTCGCCGGCGATGAGCTTCTTTAGGAGGCTTCCAAGTAAGGCTGATAGCTTGTTGTGA